One part of the Magallana gigas chromosome 5, xbMagGiga1.1, whole genome shotgun sequence genome encodes these proteins:
- the LOC105345333 gene encoding phosphoacetylglucosamine mutase, with the protein MEFGDVQETGEKNFPKQDETPIQYGTAGFRTKGSRLNHVIYRMGVLAAIRSATKSGATIGVMITASHNPEEDNGVKLVDPMGEMLGPEWEKYATEVANVPGSKLDVTLQELTKNLGVTSLQSSRVVFARDTRPSSPVLAAALEAGIKAAGAQCQNFGLLTTPQLHYIVRCINTNGQYGKPTEEGYFEKLSEAFVKLRNIRKAKKMKTLEVYNTCLYLDAANGVGAGKIPILQSKLGDLLKISRVNDGSGKLNHECGADFVKVQQKPPTGVNMVPGQRWASFDGDADRIVYYFMGVTDNRFYLLDGDKIATLVAGYLKDLVQETGLSLNLGLVQTAYANGSSTRYITDQLKVPVACVPTGVKHLHHKAQEFDIGVYFEANGHGTAIVSNSSYNLLQKTSQNTSISDHQSEACDLLLSVIDLINQTVGDAISDMLLVEMILAAQDWDVEQWNKAYTDLPNRQLKVKVKDRSVIQTTDAERKASSPVGLQSAIDESVAKYTHGRSFVRPSGTEDIVRVYAEADAQIAADKLANEVAVIVYKMAGGIGEEPKLH; encoded by the coding sequence ATGGAGTTTGGTGACGTGCAAGAAACCGGCGAAAAGAACTTTCCGAAGCAAGATGAAACACCTATTCAGTATGGTACAGCAGGTTTTAGAACTAAGGGAAGCCGCTTGAATCATGTCATCTATAGAATGGGCGTTTTAGCAGCGATTAGGTCTGCTACTAAAAGTGGTGCCACCATAGGCGTCATGATAACAGCCTCTCACAACCCGGAAGAAGATAACGGTGTCAAGTTGGTGGATCCAATGGGGGAGATGTTGGGTCCAGAATGGGAGAAGTATGCTACAGAAGTTGCAAATGTTCCTGGTAGTAAATTGGATGTAACTCTCCAGGAATTGACTAAGAACCTAGGTGTTACAAGTCTACAGAGTAGCCGAGTTGTGTTTGCACGTGACACCAGGCCCAGTAGCCCCGTCCTGGCGGCAGCCCTAGAGGCGGGGATTAAAGCAGCAGGAGCCCAGTGCCAAAACTTTGGATTGCTAACTACGCCTCAGTTGCATTACATAGTTCGGTGTATCAATACCAACGGACAGTATGGAAAGCCTACTGAAGAGGGTTACTTTGAAAAACTTAGTGAAGCATTTGTAAAACTCAGGAATATCAGAAAAGCAAAGAAGATGAAGACTTTAGAAGTATACAATACATGTTTGTACCTTGATGCCGCTAATGGGGTTGGAGCTGGAAAGATCCCAATTCTCCAGTCCAAGTTAGGAGACTTATTAAAGATCAGTCGGGTGAATGATGGGAGTGGAAAGCTAAATCATGAATGTGGAGCAGACTTTGTGAAAGTCCAACAGAAACCCCCCACAGGAGTAAACATGGTCCCTGGCCAGAGATGGGCTTCATTTGATGGTGATGCTGACAGAATAGTTTATTACTTTATGGGTGTGACAGATAATCGATTTTATCTCTTAGATGGAGACAAGATAGCAACATTAGTGGCTGGATACCTTAAAGATCTGGTACAGGAGACTGGGCTTTCACTTAATCTAGGCCTTGTCCAAACTGCCTATGCAAACGGGAGTTCAACAAGGTACATCACCGATCAGCTGAAAGTCCCAGTGGCTTGTGTACCAACAGGAGTGAAACATTTGCACCACAAAGCACAAGAATTTGACATTGGGGTGTACTTTGAGGCCAATGGCCATGGAACTGCTATAGTTAGTAATTCTTCATACAATCTGCTGCAGAAAACTTCACAAAATACATCCATATCAGATCACCAAAGCGAGGCCTGTGATTTGTTACTGAGTGTGATTGACCTGATTAACCAGACGGTTGGTGACGCCATCTCTGACATGCTGCTGGTGGAGATGATTCTGGCCGCCCAGGACTGGGATGTGGAGCAGTGGAACAAAGCGTACACCGACCTTCCAAACCGACAACTGAAGGTCAAAGTCAAAGATCGCTCCGTGATCCAGACAACAGATGCCGAGAGGAAAGCTTCCTCACCTGTTGGTCTCCAAAGTGCCATTGATGAATCGGTTGCTAAGTACACGCACGGTCGTTCTTTTGTGCGGCCGTCTGGGACAGAGGACATTGTTCGTGTGTATGCAGAGGCAGATGCGCAGATTGCTGCTGATAAATTGGCCAATGAAGTGGCCGTCATAGTGTACAAGATGGCTGGGGGTATAGGGGAAGAACCAAAACTTCATTAG